The following coding sequences are from one Cervus canadensis isolate Bull #8, Minnesota chromosome 4, ASM1932006v1, whole genome shotgun sequence window:
- the LOC122439348 gene encoding olfactory receptor 7C1-like, giving the protein MQLGNHSQLPVFLLLGLSEKPEIQSVLFGLFLSLYLVTIFGNGLIILAIITDSHLHTPVYLFLSNLSLSDICFTSTTIPKMLLNIQTQSKAITYAGCITQMYFFTVFGLLDNLLLTVMAYDRFVAICHPLHYTVIMNVRLCAQLLLLTWLISVLGALPESLTMSGLSFCAIIDIQRYFCELPEVFKLACSDTFINNVVLYLVTGVMGFFPLTGILLSYSRIVCSVLRISTTGGKYNAFSTCGSHLSVVSLFYGTCLGVYLSSTWTHDSQTGAFVSVLYTVITPMLNPFIYSLRNRDMKRALRKLLCNTLSPQ; this is encoded by the coding sequence ATGCAACTGGGAAACCACTCACAGCTCCCAgtatttctcctcctgggactTTCTGAGAAGCCAGAGATTCAGTCTGTTCTCTTTGGGCTCTTCCTCTCTCTGTACCTGGTCACCATCTTTGGGAACGGGCTCATCATCCTGGCCATCATCAcagactcccacctccacacccccgtGTACCTCTTTCTCTCCAACCTGTCATTGTCTGACATCTGtttcacctccaccaccatcccaAAGATGCTCCTGAACATCCAGACCCAGAGCAAAGCCATTACCTACGCAGGCTGCATCACCCAGATGTACTTTTTCACAGTTTTTGGACTTTTGGACAACTTACTCCTGaccgtgatggcctatgaccgcttcgtggccatctgccaccccctgcaCTACACGGTCATCATGAACGTGCGGCTCTGTGCACAGTTGCTCCTTCTAACCTGGCTCATCAGCGTTCTGGGGGCGCTTCCTGAGAGTTTAACCATGTCCGGGCTCTCTTTCTGCGCCATCATTGACATCCAGCGCTACTTCTGTGAACTCCCTGAGGTCTTCAAGCTTGCCTGCTCTGACACCTTCATCAATAATGTCGTATTGTATCTTGTGACAGGCGTTATGGGCTTTTTTCCTCTCACCGGCATCCTTCTCTCTTATTCTCGAATTGTTTGCTCTGTACTGAGGATCTCAACGACAGGAGGGAAGTATAACGCGTTTTCCACTTGTGGGTCTCACCTCTCGGTGGTCTCCTTGTTCTATGGAACCTGCCTTGGGGTCTACCTCAGCTCCACATGGACACATGACTCTCAGACAGGGGCGTTTGTCTCCGTCCTGTACACCGTGATCACCCCCATGCTGAATCCTttcatctacagcctgaggaacaggGACATGAAAAGAGCTCTGAGAAAGCTTCTCTGCAACACGTTGTCTCCCCAGTGA